The stretch of DNA AACAGTCCATGGTGTTGGTGAGGGGTGGCCGATGAACCAAACGCCGACCAAGAAAATCTCGATCCGACGGAGGTACGTGAGCGTATAAATCACGAGAAAATTCATGTGGTCGGGGAACGAGGGTAGTCAACATCACACGAAGTTTCACTCTCCGAAGCGGTCTGTAGCGGGAGAACGGAAAAGGTGAAATTGCTgaaaggggtggacggtaaacgaaataccgtccaccccgagaTAAAATGAAATCGCAATTTGACAGGTCTAGAGGTGCGCAAAAATCGTGAGAAAAAACGTGTAGATAGGGGATTTAGTGAATCGGTATCACAAGAAATTTCAGACTTCTATATGATCTGTGCAGGgagaaagaaaatagagaaaattctgcaggggtggacggtaaacgaaataccgtccaccccgagaTCCAAACAAAACCGCAACTTCACGGGGTTACGTGCGCGCAAAAATCTTGAGAAAAATCGTGTGAAGATAGGACGAAGCTAGTCACCATCACAAGGAATTTCAGACTCCGAAATGATCTGTGCAGGGagagaaaaaatagagaaatttctGGAGGGGGCGTCCGGCCACGGCCACCCCTCGCCACCGGGGCGGGAGGGCGCACCCGGAGCACGCGCTTGATCCATCCTTGGGCGCAGCCAGCGGGTGCGcctttctccttcctcgcgcgcgcgcgcgcgcggcaggcaggcagcaggCCTGCAGCCTCGCCGGCGCAGGCAAACTCCGGTCAGGAGGAGGTCTGGACTCTGGAGGCGGTGATCCCGTCCGAGGCGAGGCCGTTTCGCTGGTACAAGCATGGTCGAAGGACTTTAGAGCAGAACAGAGCTTCGGGATGGGATGGCCTTGCTTCACCTTCACGCAGGTACAATCGCAGACGAAACGACTGCCGGTCGGAGCTGAGCCTGGCGTTCACAAACAAGAGGGAACCAATCTACTCGAACACTGAACATCAATCACGCCTGAATCCCACTCGAACATCAGGCACTCCGGAACATGACCACAGTTGCTCGTCTGCCCAGAGTTATGCTCAACCTGACTACCACGGGTTCTGCTCTTCGCCACGCCGAATTTCCCATGCTGCCTACTGCCACTTCGCAGCGCGGGCGCAGGCGGCAGCCAACCCACCCGCACAGCAGGACGCCCGGCTAGCTCTCTTCACGGCGCGGTGCACGACGAGCAAGTTCTTCCTGCTCTAGGACTAGGAGCGAGCAAAAACCGAGCGTGCCCGCGTCAAGCAGACAGCACAATTCTAGCGTGCCGTCCACGCCCGCAGCCTAGTGCCGACATGACTGCATCATGGCGGTGCCGCACGCTGCTgggctctctctctcacacacacagtTTTTTTACCGAAAGGTGCCTGCTTTtatgaattgaaaagaaacaaTGCCGTAATCTAATCGAGCCCAAAGAATCATTACGACACAGGTTGCGATCAGCTTCACTCGCTCCAAAATTCTTACCAGATGGTGCTCGTTTTTTTGCTAAGCATCCGCACaacacccacacccacacccacagAAGTTAAACGAAGTATAGCAGACACAAAACAAAACCCGAGCTGGATGACCTCGACCGTTGAGTGTGCGACACTCAACACACGACGCACAAATTGCTGGTGGTTCGGTGAGACGGGGTGATTCAGGGGGCAGTTTCGTCAAACGCTCGAGGAAATCCAGCACCAGCACAGGCTACCGGCACCAACTTCCGAGCTCCCTCCTCGGTCACCGGCTCACAGTGACAGGCCTACTACGACTTGCGAGACCGGTGTCGTCTCGTCTCGCCCGCTTTCAAAAAAACCATAAACCAAAGCACGCTGCTCTGTCCAGTCCCCACTAGCGCCGCGGCAGTGCTGCCTCCTCTCTTTTCCCGATCCCCGGAGCCGAAGCAGAGCCGGGGCggagcggcaccggcggcgagggcatgGCGAGGGCCGGGGAGAAGGTGGACTACGTCTTCAAGGTGGTGCTTATCGGCGACTCGGCGGTGGGCAAGTCGCAGATCCTGGCCCGCTTCGCCCGCAACGAGTTCAGCCTCGACTCCAAGGCCACCATCGGGGTCGAGTTCCAGACCCGCACCCTCGTCATCGACCACAGGAGCGTCAAGGCCCAGATCTGGGACACCGCCGGCCAGGAGAGGTACTAGCCGATCCGTCGCTTCGCCTCCCCGCCCTGCCTCTCTTCTCTGCTTTGCTCACTCATCTCGTGCACAAATCATGCTCTTCGTCGATCTCTTCATCGTGCACATTAGATCTCATCTCGGTGGATCGATCTCTAGTTCTCTACTGCGGAAATGCTTGCCTTGCCTTTTCACACCTACCTTACCAGCACTGTGCAATGTGATGCTAGGTGATTAGATCTGGCAATTCCATGCCTAACGGTGGAGTGTTTGCTAAAGTTATGCGCAAGCTTGAGTTAGTCTAACTGATGAGGCAGGACGATCCCATTCGTTCCTGTTCTGCTGCTGATtactctctgttttttttttcgaaacgaGGCTCGACCCCAATTCCATTCAGATAAACGGAATTACAGAGTTAAGGTATTAAGAGACAGGCGTGAGCAGAGCTCAGAGGGTGtgtgtgggtggggggggggggggggggggggggcgggggcggggcaaGCTGTCTAACTTGACTTTCAAACTAGACCAGCCAGAAAGACATTGCAGACTTTTCCCACCCGAGATTCCCGAGTGGACACCAAACAACTATCCAAGTTCGGAGTTACCAGCAAAACCAACGGACTTATTACAGTTCAAAAGACAGGACTCTCCAAGAATTACACATCCCAGCTATAAGGCTTTTTCCTCTGCGCGCCGGCAGCCACATGTCCTTTCACCACGCCATCATTCCTCATCTTCTTGATTACCAGGAGGTGGTAGGGGCAGCCTGTTGGTCGGGTCAGCGGCCTGCTGTGCAAGCACCGTGTGAGCGCATGACATTGATAAACGTGTTATATATAGTTAGTAGTAATTCTGCATTGATACTCAGAGTACAAGTTGTTTGACAGGCGGACCCTGAGTTAATAGGCACAACATTATTTGAATTCTGAGTAATCCACAGTTATCTTGTACTTTGCTCATCTGCTGTCTGATGCCTCCTGACGGACTTTACTGCACGAATTTGAGCTCAATTGCTTGCGCACTATGTCATGGTTACTTGTTTGGTCACAAACTCTTGTCAAGTTGTCATGTATTCAGGTGGCACGCTAGTTATTTTGCAACAATTATGCCATATACTAGTGTATCCTGTAAGACATGATTAGGTCCTAGTGAAGTGATGGTACAACTGAACAATATAGGATACAAGTATCAACGGCCCTTATAATTTCATTGATTTCTGCAGTGTCTAACCTGAACTCCTTACTCTTGACAAGAAAAGTTTAGTTGTGCCTGATTGACATACTCCTGAGTGTTCTGTTATTTGCTTAAAAGTACTTCATGATATTCTGGTGTTCAACTAGCGTTCTGATCAGGGGGTGCTGAGTGCTGACTCATGAAAAGTTTTTCATATACTAGGTTTCAATTCATTTCGTGGCCTCAGAACTTGGCATGTTTAGTACCCATTTTTTAATGCTGCGGATTTTTGCATCTGCCTTCCATCACTTGTTTTTTGCTTATTCACGAACATATCATGCTGGCTACACCCAACTACTGCAGATATAGGGCTGTGACAAGCGCGTATTACAGAGGTGCACTGGGAGCTCTTCTGGTCTATGACATCACCAGGCGCCAGAGCTTTGATCATATACCACGGTGGCTAGATGAACTCCGTGCCCATGCTGACAAGAACATAGTGATAATGCTAGTTGGCAACAAGAGCGACCTTGAGGAGCAGCGAGCGGTGAGTACTGAGGATGCCAAGGAGTTTGCCGAGAAGGAGAACCTCTTCTTCCTGGAGACTTCTGCACTTCAGGCAACAAACGTGGAGAGTGCTTTCCAAACCGTCTTGACAGAGATCTTCAAAATCCACAGCAAGAAGAACATGGTGTCCGAGCCAAAGAGCAATGGGTCTGCCCCAGCAATGCCAGGGAAGAAGGTCCTTGTCCCAGGTCCGGCTCAGGAAATCCCGAAGAGCAAGTGCTGTAGTTCCATGTGATGCTTCTATATTCTGTGTTGAGTATATTCCTGCAATATTGTTTGGTCGTATATCCCTGCCGAAATACTCAGATTTTGGCGGGTTGATTGTGTTGAACCACTGCTGTATCTTAGATTTTGTCACAATTGTGACATGAGGGGGAAGGATGTTCTGATGTCTTGGGTGTTATTGTTCTCCGATTGATACACATTTTTTTCCTGCTGGAAATATCGTGATTGTTTTTGAGATATCAGTCGGTTTCTGATGAATGCAAGTGTATTTTTGCCTTACTCAGGGACCATTCTCCTGACATGATGCGTAatagggaaaaaagaaaatgaaatgcCATGCAAGAAATAGATGGCGTCGTACGTAACTAAATACAGATAGAAACTGGCATCAGCTGCTGGGAGCAACAAAATTAGCTCagcaggaaaaaaagaaaagtggttttttttttgagaaaccgggTTGAATTTCATATATGAATGTGATAGTTTACATCCCAGATCTTACAAAGACGaccttgaaataaaataaaattacacCCAGGTCCTTGCAAGAATAGCCCGGTCGTGCCCGTCGCCGGCAATCGGAGCAATCTTCTGCAGCTTGAAGCCGATCCCCTTTCCAACGGAACATCAAAGTTTTTTGGTGGCACCGAGAGTAGTATGTCGAATTCATCGGCATACCTTAACACCGCTGAACGTCCAGGCCGCTGAGGATGGCCGACGACCATCATCTCGCCGGAAGAACAGAGACCTGGCGCCTCAAGATTCGACGAGacctccatctcaccggacaaAAGCACATCCCAGTGGGAAAGCAAACCACCAGAAAAGGTGGGATTGAAAACCCAACCCGATTTCAACCTAGGTTGGTAGACTAACCTCTCAAAGTAGTCACAGACGGCATCGTTGTCGTCAGAACCACTACGGAGGGACAGAACATTCCTCCATCCTCCAGTAGCCATGCCGGTGATAGCAAAGTCGACGACATCTCGGACGGCAAGGAAGCATCCGGCGCAAAGAAGCCCCCGGTTGATTTGAACACCGATGCATAATAAAGCATAGCCGAAAATCACATCGGTGCTGAGTCGACCGCATAACACACCTTCATGCTCCAGGCGCCCATCAACCTCCGCCAAACTCCGACCACCACCATCATGGACTCCAGAAACGACATGGAGGAAGCAAAAGACTAACCTCCGAAAGTCACCGGAGAAGAGATCTTCGCCGGCGCCATCTCGGAGTGGCAAAAGCAGCAACGGAGACCACACCTCCGCCACCATGAAACCTAACCCTAGCTTATTCTATAGCAAACTATAGACCTATACTGGTATGGACAACCGGACGCCGATTTCCCAGAttccctcctcctccagcgccggcgaggccACCGGAGGCGGATGGAATCCAGCGAAATCGGCGCCGGGAGGTGGAATCGCCCTTTTCCGCCCCTGGTACGGTAGCAGGGAAAAGAAGAGTcgagaggaaaaaaagaaaagtggtGGTCTGTTAGAGTGGGACACTGGGCCTGCAGCGGGCCCATGATGCAGCGGCCTGTTATCCTTCCACCGTTGGAAGCGGGCAGTGATCGCTGCTCTGTGAAACCAGCGCCTCACGCCGTTTCCACCACTTCAGGTCCAGTGAGGCCCGAAGCTTTCGCTCAAGCCCCCACAGGCCACTACCAGCTTGGAACGGGCAGGCCAGCAAAGGCGTATCACGGGCCCAGGCCCAGCATCCGCACCAAACATCCACACCACCTTAATGCTCCCACTCGGGTTACAAGCCCGCGCAACCGAGCTCAGCGAGGGCATGCTGCGCAGAGGAACATTTAAGCTGGTGTCTCTCAGTCTGGAGTGGCGAGGTGGTACTAAACAGAGGAAAGGCGACTGGCGCAGCGGCTCGGAAGCggcatcaattttttttttcaagcgGCATCAAGTTTCAGTGCTGCGCAGTAGTTTCCTTTCGTGCGTTGGTGTGTTTTGAGTCTTGAAAGTTGAAATTTACTGCCTGTTAGAGAAATCTCCGTAAGAAAAATAATCGGAAGGCACATTTCATCTGTGACCGATGTGCTGCTACGCGCAGGCTCTGCTTTTGCAAGGGCATGTAGGAGCAAGCGTAACTCTGTGAAATGTGTACATTTCACACGACGGGGAAAAGAGATGTACATTTCACGCAGCGTAGAGGGGCCGGTGCCAGCAGAGTCCAGCGGCCCGTTGCCAGTTTTGGCCATGAGACGTCGTCTCCCACGGCCCATACAGAACGCCAAAGCAGATTCATTCGCTGTCtcgcagcaggcagcagcagccgtgAGCCATCAGGTGTGCTGTGGTGGACGGTCACCGACGGTCCAGGCGGCGGCAAACGCCCGCGCGgaccgctgccggcgccgggtCGTGCCAGGCCAGACCATACTTGCCGGGGGCAGGCCGCAGGCGGCGCGTTCAGCCGTTTCCCTGGAGGGAA from Panicum virgatum strain AP13 chromosome 9K, P.virgatum_v5, whole genome shotgun sequence encodes:
- the LOC120647036 gene encoding ras-related protein Rab11D-like; its protein translation is MARAGEKVDYVFKVVLIGDSAVGKSQILARFARNEFSLDSKATIGVEFQTRTLVIDHRSVKAQIWDTAGQERYRAVTSAYYRGALGALLVYDITRRQSFDHIPRWLDELRAHADKNIVIMLVGNKSDLEEQRAVSTEDAKEFAEKENLFFLETSALQATNVESAFQTVLTEIFKIHSKKNMVSEPKSNGSAPAMPGKKVLVPGPAQEIPKSKCCSSM